In Methanobacterium sp., the DNA window GCGCAAACACACTGCCCTGACCGACCGCGCTGCGCACCGTGATCTGCGCGCCCAGGTAACCCGCCTGGGCCCGCACGATGGCCAGCCCCAGGCCATGGCTGTCACTGGCCTGGCGATCGTCAAAGCTGCGATAGGCCTCGAACAGTTGAGGCAGGCGGTCAGGAGCAATACCCTGTCCGTTGTCTCGAATCTCAACACGCACACCGGTGTGCTGATGGCGTACGGCCACCAGCACGCGGGTGGCCTGGGCATGCTTCAACGCATTGCCCAGCAGGTTCTGAATGATCGAGTCGAGCATGCGCACGTCGGTGGTCAGCGTCACGGGCGAGCCCGTTCGTACGCACAGCTCAATGCCGCGGGCATGGGCATCAGGGCTCGCCAACTCGACCATGCGACACAGACGCTCGCTCAGGCTCACCTCACTGAGGTGCACAGGGGCCGTACCCGACTCAAGCCGCGACAACTCCAGCAGGCGGGTGATCTGGCTGTGGATGTCGCCAGCGGCCGTTTCAATTTTGTGCACGGTGTCGCGCAGGCGATCTTCGCCCAGCGTCAGCAGCTCGGTGCGCTTGAGGAAGCCGGTGTACAGGCTGATGGCGCGCACCGGCTGCTTGAGGTCATGACTGACACCCGCCAGAAACAGACCCTTGATGCGCGCCGCGTTCTCGGCCTCGGCCTTGCGCACGGTGAGGTCATCGATGAGCTGCTGCTTCTCGAAGCGCAGGCGAATGTTCTCCCGGTGCACCCGGTGGGTGGCGTGGGCATAGTTGGCCATGGCCCCCAGATACAGCGCCGCCATGGCGGCCAGCGTCAAGCGCTCGGCACCCCCTGCCAGCACCATCACCACCAGGTAGGGAGCCAACAGCGGCAGCACAAAGGTGTAGAAGGCGGGCAAGTGGATGGACAGCGGTGTGACCGACACACCAATCAAACCCGCCACGATGGAACCTGCCACCAGTTGCGTCAGGGGCTGGGCGGGATCGACATAGAGCCACACGAAGCCCCCCCATGTGAGGCCTGAGGCCAGCGACGACCACGTGTACGCCCTCAGCACCGCGGCATGGCGCTGATGGCTCTCCAGCCGAGGACGGGTGTGGCACATGAAGCCTTCCCGCGCCAGGTTGGCCAGCACACTGAAGGCGAGCCAGGCCAGGATCAGTGCGTTGGCCACACGACCATGCATGAGCCACGCACACACCAGGGTCAGCACGGCCACCCCAGCCAACGGAAAGTGCAGATCGAACGCAAAGTGCCGAGCAAACGCACGCTGCTCGTAGGTGGTCAGATCCGGTTCAGCAGCATCCATGGCGGGGCATCAGGCTTGAAGAATTGCACTATGCCACCCATCCAGGGGTGCTGGCTCTACGCCCTGATGCGTAGGCGATCACCGCCTGTACGCATGGGGGCGAATGGTCAAGAGGCGTGGCGGTTCCTACGATTCAACGGAAGCACGGTCGTGCTTGCAACCCCTTGATCAACTTCAGTCAGGAACCGCTCATGCGCTCACACCTCATCGCCGCCCTCACCACCTTGCTGCTCGCCAGCGCAGCACACGCAGAGGGGCCCGTGGCCGTTTGCGAAACAGGCTTTGCCATCAAGACCCTGGCGGGCAACAAAGCCGCCTGCGTCAAAACG includes these proteins:
- a CDS encoding HAMP domain-containing sensor histidine kinase translates to MDAAEPDLTTYEQRAFARHFAFDLHFPLAGVAVLTLVCAWLMHGRVANALILAWLAFSVLANLAREGFMCHTRPRLESHQRHAAVLRAYTWSSLASGLTWGGFVWLYVDPAQPLTQLVAGSIVAGLIGVSVTPLSIHLPAFYTFVLPLLAPYLVVMVLAGGAERLTLAAMAALYLGAMANYAHATHRVHRENIRLRFEKQQLIDDLTVRKAEAENAARIKGLFLAGVSHDLKQPVRAISLYTGFLKRTELLTLGEDRLRDTVHKIETAAGDIHSQITRLLELSRLESGTAPVHLSEVSLSERLCRMVELASPDAHARGIELCVRTGSPVTLTTDVRMLDSIIQNLLGNALKHAQATRVLVAVRHQHTGVRVEIRDNGQGIAPDRLPQLFEAYRSFDDRQASDSHGLGLAIVRAQAGYLGAQITVRSAVGQGSVFALEGLG